Proteins from a genomic interval of Ensifer canadensis:
- a CDS encoding hydroxyethylthiazole kinase: MTGTSDFVESVAASLALVRQRRPRVHCLMNTVVQKFVADGLAALGAIPSMTSALEEVEAFAQRADALVVNLGTLDEERRRAIRLAAAVARDADKPWIVDPVHCDYSPSRLVFARELIAAGPSVVRGNASEMDIVGNANGALRIKTGAVDELTLDLHTIRVENGHPLMAQVTGTGCLSGALIAAFMAVEPDRLKAATGALLTSGIAAEIAGERSSGPGTFEALFRDALAALRPEDIIVNARISHAES, from the coding sequence ATGACGGGTACATCGGACTTCGTCGAAAGTGTTGCCGCATCGCTGGCGCTTGTGCGGCAGCGCCGCCCCCGCGTGCATTGCCTGATGAACACGGTGGTGCAGAAGTTCGTAGCCGATGGACTGGCAGCTCTGGGTGCGATCCCCTCGATGACATCGGCCCTGGAAGAGGTCGAGGCTTTTGCCCAGCGAGCCGATGCGCTCGTCGTCAATCTCGGTACGCTTGATGAAGAGCGCCGGAGGGCGATCCGTTTGGCAGCGGCGGTTGCGCGCGATGCCGACAAGCCGTGGATCGTCGATCCCGTGCATTGCGACTATTCGCCTTCGCGGCTTGTCTTCGCCCGGGAACTCATCGCAGCTGGCCCTTCCGTTGTTCGCGGCAACGCAAGCGAGATGGATATCGTCGGTAACGCCAATGGCGCGCTGAGGATCAAGACCGGGGCAGTCGATGAACTCACACTGGATCTACATACGATCCGGGTTGAGAACGGCCACCCCCTCATGGCGCAGGTCACGGGTACCGGGTGCCTCTCCGGCGCCTTGATCGCAGCTTTCATGGCGGTCGAGCCGGATCGCCTGAAGGCCGCCACGGGTGCACTGCTGACGAGCGGCATCGCCGCCGAAATCGCTGGGGAGCGTTCGAGTGGGCCCGGTACCTTCGAAGCTCTCTTCCGTGATGCGCTCGCAGCGCTGCGCCCCGAAGATATCATTGTCAATGCCAGGATTTCCCATGCCGAAAGTTGA
- the thiE gene encoding thiamine phosphate synthase, with protein MPKVDYRLNALVDARLGDKASLADLARIAALNGATLIQYRDKTSSTREMIEQARAIAAALAVTGVPFVVNDRIDVAFAAGADGVHLGRDDMDAATARSIMGDTAIIGLTVKNEADAETAIASPIDYACIGGVYETLSKHNPDPPVGLEGFATLRATFLAAKPDLPVGAIAGISAQRAAEVIAAGADGVAVISTIFAAVDPAAATRELRACVEKALAESSR; from the coding sequence ATGCCGAAAGTTGATTATCGCCTCAATGCCCTCGTCGATGCCCGCCTTGGCGACAAGGCGAGTTTGGCTGATCTGGCACGCATCGCCGCGCTCAATGGTGCGACGCTGATCCAGTATCGCGACAAGACGAGCTCGACACGGGAAATGATCGAACAGGCGCGGGCGATCGCCGCTGCTCTTGCAGTCACCGGTGTGCCCTTCGTCGTCAATGACCGCATCGATGTGGCGTTCGCAGCCGGTGCTGATGGTGTTCATCTCGGCCGGGACGATATGGATGCGGCAACGGCGCGCTCGATCATGGGCGATACCGCGATTATCGGTCTGACGGTCAAGAACGAAGCGGACGCTGAGACGGCGATTGCCTCGCCGATCGACTATGCTTGCATCGGCGGGGTCTATGAGACGCTGTCGAAGCACAACCCCGATCCGCCTGTTGGCCTCGAAGGGTTCGCCACACTTCGTGCCACGTTTCTGGCGGCCAAGCCGGACCTGCCGGTCGGCGCCATTGCCGGCATCAGTGCGCAGCGCGCCGCGGAGGTCATTGCCGCCGGAGCCGATGGTGTTGCAGTCATCTCCACAATCTTCGCCGCTGTGGATCCAGCGGCGGCCACGCGCGAGTTGCGCGCTTGTGTCGAGAAGGCTCTGGCGGAGTCTTCGCGATGA
- the thiD gene encoding bifunctional hydroxymethylpyrimidine kinase/phosphomethylpyrimidine kinase, with protein MTAIAVTIAGSDSGGGAGIQADLKTFSALGAYGASVITAITAQNTRGVTVVEDISPAIVEAQIDAVFSDLAIGAVKIGMVSCGETIAIIADGLRRYGKMAVLDPVMVATSGDALLRADAIAALSDQLLPLALIATPNLPEAALLTGRAIATDEAEMGRQAEFILKAGARSVLIKGGHGHGPEATDIFFDGGDPVRLTASRIETTNDHGTGCTLSAAIAAGLAGGMSLADAVIAAKDYLHGAIVAAGDLKVGQGRGPVHHFHRWWQPDVR; from the coding sequence ATGACCGCCATTGCTGTCACCATTGCGGGCTCGGATTCCGGTGGCGGGGCGGGCATCCAGGCAGACCTCAAGACCTTTTCGGCTCTCGGCGCCTATGGCGCGAGCGTTATCACCGCGATCACGGCGCAGAACACCAGGGGTGTCACGGTGGTCGAGGATATCTCGCCGGCAATTGTCGAAGCACAGATCGATGCGGTGTTTTCGGATCTCGCCATTGGCGCGGTAAAGATCGGCATGGTGTCCTGCGGCGAGACGATCGCGATCATAGCCGACGGACTCCGCCGATACGGCAAGATGGCCGTGCTCGATCCTGTGATGGTCGCCACATCTGGCGACGCGCTGCTACGCGCAGATGCAATTGCTGCGTTGAGCGACCAACTGCTGCCTCTGGCGCTGATCGCCACGCCCAACCTGCCGGAGGCGGCATTGCTGACCGGGCGCGCGATCGCGACGGACGAGGCCGAGATGGGCCGCCAGGCCGAGTTTATTCTGAAGGCCGGCGCGCGTTCGGTGCTAATCAAGGGCGGACACGGGCACGGCCCCGAGGCGACGGATATCTTTTTCGACGGAGGAGACCCCGTCCGATTGACGGCGTCGCGCATCGAAACGACGAATGATCACGGCACGGGATGCACGCTGTCGGCGGCGATCGCTGCCGGGCTTGCAGGCGGAATGTCACTCGCAGACGCCGTCATTGCCGCCAAGGATTATCTACACGGTGCCATCGTTGCCGCCGGCGATCTCAAAGTCGGGCAGGGACGGGGACCAGTCCACCACTTTCATCGCTGGTGGCAGCCCGATGTTCGCTAG
- a CDS encoding TRAP transporter large permease subunit — protein sequence MDRVRDCERLVRFAAALVGHRRAGLGQTVLLSGVLFSGASGSSIAKAAFGTAAFMPQLTARGTPPERAGALIAAVSVLDNIIPPSIAFLILAAAVDLSTGKLLAGGLCRRPGHGGNACRCHPFQRRDDCERRQGIRR from the coding sequence TTGGACCGCGTCCGGGATTGCGAGCGACTGGTTCGGTTCGCCGCCGCCCTTGTCGGCCATCGTCGCGCCGGGCTCGGACAAACGGTGCTGCTGAGCGGCGTGCTTTTTTCCGGTGCCTCCGGATCGTCGATCGCCAAAGCGGCGTTCGGCACCGCCGCTTTCATGCCGCAGCTGACGGCGCGTGGCACGCCGCCTGAGCGCGCAGGGGCGCTGATCGCTGCCGTCTCGGTGCTCGACAACATCATCCCGCCATCGATCGCCTTTCTGATCCTTGCCGCTGCCGTGGATCTATCGACCGGCAAGCTGCTGGCCGGGGGGCTTTGTCGCAGGCCTGGTCACGGCGGCAACGCTTGCCGTTGCCATCCATTTCAACGGCGCGACGACTGCGAGCGCCGACAGGGTATACGCCGGTGA
- a CDS encoding TRAP transporter substrate-binding protein, whose protein sequence is MLRLNRREFNLGLLATGAAVLAAPALTGRALAARPVLIASLLGQNKPETKVWLKIRDFVEAKLPGRFAFNIVPNAALGGEKDVNEGLRLGAIQGSLSTVSALSAWAPESQLFDMPFLFRDADHVRATVASKPGDALKAKLEGEGFIVGDYVNYGARHLLAKEPLTRPGDVAGKRLRVIQSPLHATLWESFGAVPVGLPITETYNALATGVVDAMDLTKSAYAGFRLYEVVPDVIETGHIWASGAIIFAKPFWNGLTAEEQDVFRDAAIEGARHFNTLIVADEAASGEVAKTAGARFLAAEDREEWVAGARKVWAAYADKVGGMEAIEAVRVMG, encoded by the coding sequence ATGCTTCGCCTCAATCGCCGTGAGTTCAACCTGGGCCTGCTTGCCACCGGCGCTGCAGTGCTCGCCGCTCCGGCTTTGACCGGCCGGGCATTGGCCGCCCGCCCCGTGCTCATCGCGTCGCTGCTGGGTCAAAACAAGCCGGAGACCAAGGTTTGGCTCAAGATACGCGATTTCGTCGAAGCCAAGCTTCCGGGACGATTTGCCTTCAACATCGTGCCGAATGCAGCACTCGGCGGCGAGAAAGATGTCAACGAAGGTCTGCGGCTGGGTGCCATTCAGGGGAGCCTCTCCACCGTTTCGGCCCTGTCTGCCTGGGCGCCGGAGAGCCAGCTCTTCGATATGCCGTTTCTCTTCCGCGATGCCGACCATGTCCGCGCGACGGTCGCTTCCAAGCCCGGAGACGCGCTAAAGGCGAAGCTCGAAGGGGAGGGTTTCATTGTTGGAGATTATGTCAACTACGGTGCACGGCATCTGCTTGCCAAGGAACCGCTGACGCGTCCCGGCGACGTGGCGGGAAAGAGATTGCGCGTCATTCAGAGCCCGCTGCATGCGACGCTGTGGGAGAGTTTCGGCGCCGTCCCCGTCGGCCTGCCGATCACCGAGACCTACAACGCGCTCGCAACCGGTGTCGTTGACGCGATGGACCTGACGAAGTCGGCCTATGCCGGCTTCAGGCTCTACGAGGTCGTGCCAGATGTGATCGAGACCGGTCACATCTGGGCATCGGGCGCGATCATTTTTGCCAAACCCTTCTGGAACGGCCTGACGGCCGAAGAGCAGGACGTCTTCCGGGATGCAGCCATAGAAGGCGCACGGCATTTCAACACATTGATCGTCGCCGATGAGGCGGCCTCGGGCGAGGTAGCGAAAACGGCGGGTGCGCGCTTCCTAGCCGCCGAAGATCGCGAAGAATGGGTCGCGGGCGCACGAAAGGTTTGGGCTGCATACGCCGACAAGGTCGGCGGCATGGAGGCGATCGAGGCTGTGCGGGTAATGGGTTAG
- a CDS encoding nucleotidyltransferase and HEPN domain-containing protein — MKSSIAHLPERKQRELARVVEVLHEEFEDALKDGTADFKKRGRILKVILFGSYARGNWVDEPHTTKGYRSDYDILVVVNNSKLTDFARYWSKAQDRLLRHSGIETPTSLIVHSRREVNTALYDGRYFFVDIRRDGVVLYEIDDEPLAEPKPLTLTQAYRVGKEHFDSRFPYARDFSKGARFYASAGNLSLAAFELHQSIEQAYATLLLVLTNYSPASHNLNFLRGRAEEQHRELAVIWPRDQQRFAAWFNIVNEAYVKARYSRHFEIKEEALLWLLSRTEALIDLVENACRIHLESLKSETGSPKEPSE; from the coding sequence ATGAAGTCGAGTATTGCTCATCTCCCTGAGCGTAAGCAGCGTGAGCTCGCGCGCGTTGTCGAAGTGTTGCACGAGGAGTTCGAAGATGCGCTAAAGGACGGTACTGCCGACTTCAAAAAACGTGGTCGAATACTGAAGGTAATTCTGTTCGGCTCCTACGCACGCGGAAACTGGGTGGATGAGCCGCATACCACGAAAGGCTATCGCTCGGACTACGATATCCTGGTCGTTGTGAACAACAGCAAGCTGACTGACTTCGCGCGCTATTGGTCGAAGGCACAGGACCGCTTGCTGCGTCACTCCGGAATTGAAACACCCACTAGTTTGATTGTCCACTCGCGCCGTGAAGTGAATACCGCGCTTTATGATGGTCGCTATTTCTTTGTCGATATTCGGCGCGATGGCGTCGTACTGTATGAAATAGACGATGAGCCACTCGCGGAGCCAAAGCCCCTGACGCTGACCCAGGCTTATCGTGTGGGGAAAGAACACTTCGACAGCCGCTTCCCTTATGCGCGTGATTTTTCCAAGGGCGCACGATTCTACGCGAGTGCCGGCAATCTAAGCTTAGCTGCATTTGAACTGCACCAATCGATCGAACAAGCCTACGCCACGCTTCTTCTGGTACTGACAAACTACAGCCCAGCATCCCATAACCTGAATTTCCTACGTGGTCGCGCCGAAGAGCAGCATCGCGAGCTGGCGGTGATCTGGCCGCGCGATCAGCAGCGCTTCGCTGCGTGGTTTAACATTGTCAACGAAGCCTATGTAAAAGCGCGTTATTCCCGGCACTTTGAGATCAAAGAGGAAGCACTGTTATGGCTACTGAGCCGGACCGAGGCACTCATCGATCTCGTCGAAAATGCCTGCCGCATCCACCTTGAATCTCTCAAATCAGAAACTGGAAGCCCCAAAGAACCAAGCGAATAA
- a CDS encoding FAD-dependent oxidoreductase, which produces MALTDLPDGGKLVGHRDGEPVLLLRRGSEIFAIAANCSHYGGPLADGLVADDTVRCPWHHACFDLRTGEALRAPALSPLACWSVEQRGDKVIVGEKRKKQTPVPREGDAGAAPEKVVIVGGGAAGFAAAERLRREQFQGAIVMISDDEALPVDRPNLSKDYLAGKAPEDWIPLRKEGFYAKNGIDLRLGTRVAGIDVRASEILLADGARVAFDRLLLATGAEPVRLAIPGADQPHVHTLRSLADSRKIIAQTGIAGSAVVLGASFIGLEVAATLRTRGLQVHVVAPDERPMERILWPQIGDFIRALHEENGVMFHLGDTVTSIGATEIQLSSGGILAADMVVAGIGVRPRVALAESAGIATDRGVLVDAYLETSVPGIYAAGDIARWPDPHSGENIRVEHWVVAQRQGAAAAINMLGRRKKFTDVPFFWSQHYDVPINYVGHAEGWDEIEVEGDIPARDCRLRFRRGGRVLAVATIFRDTESLEAELAMEQGEA; this is translated from the coding sequence ATTGCGCTCACCGATCTTCCCGATGGCGGCAAGCTGGTCGGTCATCGCGATGGTGAGCCGGTCCTTCTTTTGCGCCGCGGATCCGAGATATTCGCGATAGCCGCCAACTGCTCGCATTACGGTGGGCCGCTGGCCGATGGCCTCGTCGCCGACGACACCGTCCGCTGCCCCTGGCATCACGCTTGCTTTGACCTGCGCACCGGAGAGGCCCTGCGTGCTCCGGCGTTATCGCCGCTCGCATGCTGGTCGGTTGAACAGCGCGGCGACAAAGTAATCGTTGGCGAGAAGCGCAAGAAGCAGACGCCTGTCCCACGCGAAGGCGATGCCGGGGCGGCTCCCGAAAAGGTCGTCATCGTCGGTGGCGGCGCCGCCGGCTTTGCCGCCGCCGAGAGGCTGCGGCGCGAACAATTTCAGGGCGCCATCGTCATGATCAGCGATGACGAGGCGCTGCCCGTCGACCGCCCTAACCTTTCGAAGGACTATCTCGCCGGTAAGGCTCCGGAGGACTGGATCCCGCTGCGCAAGGAGGGCTTCTATGCCAAGAACGGCATCGACTTGCGCCTCGGCACCAGGGTTGCCGGCATCGATGTACGCGCCAGCGAAATCTTGCTCGCCGATGGGGCTCGGGTCGCCTTCGACAGACTGTTGCTGGCAACGGGCGCCGAACCGGTTCGCCTTGCCATCCCCGGAGCCGATCAGCCTCATGTCCACACGCTGCGCTCGCTTGCCGATAGTCGGAAGATCATCGCGCAAACCGGCATTGCAGGCAGCGCCGTCGTCCTGGGCGCCAGCTTCATCGGCCTCGAAGTTGCCGCCACCCTTCGGACCCGCGGCCTCCAGGTGCATGTGGTGGCGCCCGACGAACGGCCGATGGAACGGATATTATGGCCGCAGATCGGCGATTTCATCCGCGCCCTACATGAGGAAAATGGCGTCATGTTCCACCTTGGGGATACCGTGACGAGCATCGGTGCAACGGAGATCCAGCTGAGCAGCGGCGGCATCCTGGCCGCAGACATGGTCGTCGCCGGCATTGGCGTGCGGCCGCGGGTCGCTCTCGCCGAATCGGCCGGGATCGCCACCGATCGGGGCGTTTTGGTCGATGCATATCTTGAGACCAGCGTGCCGGGCATATATGCGGCCGGCGATATCGCCCGGTGGCCCGATCCCCACAGTGGCGAGAACATCAGGGTGGAGCACTGGGTGGTGGCGCAGCGGCAAGGTGCGGCCGCCGCAATCAACATGCTCGGACGCCGGAAGAAGTTCACCGATGTGCCGTTCTTTTGGAGCCAACATTACGACGTTCCGATCAACTATGTCGGCCATGCCGAGGGATGGGACGAGATCGAGGTCGAGGGCGACATTCCCGCCAGGGACTGTCGCCTGCGCTTCAGGCGCGGAGGCCGTGTGCTGGCGGTCGCCACGATCTTCCGCGACACCGAGAGCCTCGAGGCAGAGCTGGCGATGGAGCAGGGCGAGGCCTAG
- a CDS encoding UPF0149 family protein has protein sequence MTQNSQQTTERPKLGDEAFEAFIRGRRPASPVWSMSGLDGYLAALIIGPKFIDPRQWIPELTGPDALNLPMETTEHQAVQTIVAEYNRISASLSETPKDHRPRFTRIDDQTFDIFDWDLCFLLGRGYAPKLWRPVLRGHAVTGDIIAPIRKLGEAKRKATSQDAADVAGALVSIRTYFMPKRAKQKF, from the coding sequence ATGACACAGAACAGTCAGCAGACGACCGAACGACCAAAGCTCGGCGACGAGGCGTTCGAAGCTTTTATCAGGGGACGTCGTCCGGCATCGCCAGTTTGGTCCATGAGCGGTCTCGATGGCTACCTTGCGGCGCTCATCATCGGTCCCAAGTTCATCGACCCACGCCAATGGATCCCGGAGTTGACCGGTCCGGATGCCCTGAACCTGCCGATGGAAACAACCGAACATCAAGCCGTGCAGACGATCGTTGCAGAGTATAACCGCATCTCGGCAAGCCTTTCCGAAACACCGAAAGACCACCGGCCCAGGTTCACCAGGATCGATGATCAGACCTTTGATATCTTCGATTGGGACCTCTGCTTTCTGCTGGGAAGAGGATACGCGCCTAAGCTTTGGAGGCCCGTCCTTCGAGGTCATGCCGTCACCGGGGATATCATCGCACCCATCCGCAAGCTGGGCGAGGCAAAACGGAAAGCGACAAGCCAAGATGCTGCTGACGTCGCCGGGGCACTCGTCAGTATCCGAACCTACTTTATGCCGAAGCGGGCAAAGCAGAAGTTCTGA
- a CDS encoding transposase domain-containing protein has protein sequence MKSVALTRKNSLFVGSPGGGKTFAVIASLVNSCKLNGVDPEVWLADVLERIISCKVTANEMESLLPWTWKAEREAMTHQERRAA, from the coding sequence ATGAAGTCGGTGGCTCTGACGAGAAAGAACTCGCTGTTCGTAGGCAGTCCCGGCGGCGGCAAGACCTTCGCGGTCATCGCATCCCTCGTCAACAGCTGTAAATTGAATGGCGTGGATCCCGAGGTCTGGCTTGCCGATGTGCTGGAGCGGATCATCTCCTGCAAAGTGACAGCCAACGAGATGGAAAGTCTCCTGCCTTGGACCTGGAAGGCTGAGCGTGAAGCGATGACACACCAGGAGCGACGGGCGGCATGA
- the tnpC gene encoding IS66 family transposase, protein MPLRHNPLPQDAARLTRIILSLNEENADLKARVAFLEGQLFGTKSEKMTTIDPTQAILDLGDLSDIPVAANDDVAPVGEYKTQARRSPARNIGHLPKHLPRYDEVIEPESKVCPCCSFELHCIGTDVSEALDIVPAVVRVKRTTRPRYACRACENAIVQAPAPARVMDGGMVTTAFAAHIAVSKFAWHLPLHRQAQMMASCGVTIDRGTLGAWVTRVAWWLELLYDALTAFIRSQPRVFCDETPLPRLDPGRKRTKVCQLWAQASTIAHGMVRRAGGGLHFCRKP, encoded by the coding sequence ATGCCGCTTCGACACAATCCCTTGCCCCAGGACGCTGCGCGATTGACCCGGATCATTCTCTCGCTCAACGAAGAGAATGCCGACCTTAAGGCGCGCGTGGCCTTCCTTGAGGGCCAGCTTTTTGGGACGAAATCGGAGAAGATGACGACCATCGATCCGACGCAGGCGATCCTTGACCTTGGCGATCTGAGCGACATTCCCGTTGCTGCCAATGACGATGTCGCGCCGGTCGGTGAATACAAAACGCAAGCACGGCGATCGCCAGCTCGCAACATCGGCCACTTGCCCAAGCACCTTCCGCGTTATGACGAGGTCATCGAGCCGGAGAGCAAGGTCTGCCCGTGCTGCTCGTTCGAGCTTCATTGCATCGGCACGGATGTCAGCGAGGCGCTCGACATCGTGCCTGCCGTTGTCCGGGTGAAACGGACGACCCGGCCACGCTATGCCTGCCGGGCATGCGAGAATGCCATTGTCCAAGCGCCCGCACCAGCACGCGTGATGGATGGCGGCATGGTGACCACGGCATTCGCAGCTCATATCGCGGTTTCGAAGTTCGCCTGGCATCTCCCGCTCCATCGCCAGGCGCAGATGATGGCCTCCTGCGGCGTGACCATTGATCGAGGCACGCTCGGCGCCTGGGTCACGCGGGTCGCCTGGTGGCTCGAGCTTCTCTACGATGCGCTCACCGCCTTCATCCGCTCGCAGCCGAGGGTGTTCTGTGATGAGACGCCGCTTCCGCGGCTCGATCCGGGGCGCAAACGAACCAAGGTCTGCCAGTTATGGGCGCAAGCGTCGACGATCGCCCATGGAATGGTCCGGCGCGCCGGCGGTGGCCTACACTTTTGCCGAAAGCCGTAG
- the tnpB gene encoding IS66 family insertion sequence element accessory protein TnpB (TnpB, as the term is used for proteins encoded by IS66 family insertion elements, is considered an accessory protein, since TnpC, encoded by a neighboring gene, is a DDE family transposase.), with protein sequence MIGLSPGGVKIMVATQPVDFRRGMNGLVALVASALAADPYCGDVFVFRAKRLDRLRCIYWDGSGMILATKWLEAGKFVWPPIRGGAMQMTREEFSLLLAGIDWTRVKQNPVKRPLKAG encoded by the coding sequence GTGATCGGACTTTCCCCTGGTGGAGTGAAGATCATGGTTGCGACGCAGCCTGTCGACTTCCGGCGCGGCATGAATGGCCTGGTGGCATTGGTGGCATCGGCGCTTGCGGCTGATCCGTATTGCGGCGACGTGTTCGTGTTCCGCGCCAAGCGTCTCGATCGACTTCGCTGCATTTATTGGGATGGATCCGGCATGATCCTGGCGACGAAGTGGCTTGAGGCGGGCAAGTTTGTTTGGCCGCCGATCCGCGGTGGCGCCATGCAGATGACGCGCGAAGAGTTCTCGCTTCTGCTGGCCGGCATTGACTGGACAAGGGTGAAGCAGAACCCGGTAAAACGCCCCTTGAAAGCAGGTTGA
- the tnpA gene encoding IS66-like element accessory protein TnpA yields the protein MVGDRADAMLEVMDEDMHEARHEGKYRRIEVITGRRQRRNWTDEEKARILAESAEPDVNISAVARRWGVNRGLLNVWRREAGLTTRPSAKVCAQQAMFVPVTVVGDQAAHQGSQSDAAHFAAGRIEIEIAGARMTVIGTVAPELAQAIVAALRGRR from the coding sequence ATGGTTGGAGATCGCGCTGATGCCATGCTTGAAGTCATGGATGAAGACATGCATGAAGCCAGGCATGAGGGAAAATACCGTCGGATCGAGGTGATCACCGGTCGTCGCCAGCGGCGGAATTGGACTGACGAGGAGAAGGCGCGCATCCTTGCGGAAAGCGCGGAACCTGATGTGAACATCTCGGCCGTTGCTCGGCGCTGGGGCGTCAATCGCGGCTTGTTGAATGTTTGGCGTCGGGAGGCTGGGCTGACCACTCGTCCCTCGGCCAAGGTCTGCGCGCAGCAGGCGATGTTCGTGCCGGTAACGGTGGTCGGCGATCAAGCGGCCCACCAGGGCTCTCAATCGGATGCCGCCCACTTCGCCGCAGGTCGGATTGAGATCGAGATTGCTGGCGCGCGCATGACCGTGATCGGTACGGTGGCGCCCGAGTTGGCGCAAGCGATCGTGGCGGCGTTGCGGGGTCGCCGGTGA
- a CDS encoding RrF2 family transcriptional regulator, with translation MLTLGRRPEDIRIGDVIQLTEPDFARVECFATGNQCTITRCCKLSDMLSDALSSFQNTLDRYTLADIALTRQDFLGDTSRA, from the coding sequence GTGCTGACGCTCGGGCGTCGTCCGGAAGACATCCGCATTGGTGACGTGATCCAGCTGACCGAGCCGGACTTCGCCCGGGTCGAATGCTTTGCCACCGGCAACCAGTGCACGATCACGCGTTGCTGCAAGCTTTCCGACATGCTGAGCGACGCGCTGTCGTCGTTCCAGAACACGCTCGATCGTTACACGCTTGCCGACATTGCACTGACGCGCCAGGATTTCCTGGGTGATACGTCCCGGGCTTAG
- a CDS encoding SMI1/KNR4 family protein, translating into MSKQGVGHHVIVWRRGCKVRLVENPMMSEITQLLDLDRANELSSLQPVSEIVAVRIATRHPSISKQYFEFIRAVGVGSTTRDFYIYEPEPASSVEQHPSFQLYQSASYRALSGPRPEGHPIPADAVAIADSGASWRYCLCPSLGEGVYCLDMAGPTFEPEADDFLSFVANTVCVN; encoded by the coding sequence TTGTCCAAGCAAGGTGTCGGCCATCACGTGATTGTCTGGCGCCGAGGCTGCAAAGTGCGGCTGGTTGAAAACCCTATGATGAGTGAAATCACGCAGTTGCTCGACTTAGATCGCGCAAATGAATTGTCGTCGCTGCAGCCGGTGTCTGAAATCGTCGCTGTGAGGATCGCAACGCGCCACCCCAGCATTTCCAAACAATACTTTGAGTTCATTCGTGCGGTTGGGGTGGGCTCAACTACGCGAGATTTCTATATCTACGAGCCCGAGCCCGCGTCCTCCGTCGAACAGCATCCCTCCTTTCAGCTTTACCAGTCTGCCTCCTACCGTGCACTGTCAGGCCCACGTCCCGAAGGGCATCCTATCCCCGCCGATGCGGTCGCTATTGCGGACAGCGGTGCCTCTTGGAGGTACTGCCTTTGCCCCTCTCTCGGCGAGGGGGTCTATTGTCTCGACATGGCTGGTCCCACATTCGAGCCGGAGGCTGACGACTTTTTATCTTTTGTGGCAAACACCGTGTGTGTGAACTAA